A single genomic interval of Candidatus Hinthialibacter antarcticus harbors:
- a CDS encoding type II toxin-antitoxin system HicB family antitoxin: protein MKNEYTAVIKQDGDWWIGWIEEIPGVNCQEKTYDDLKETLELTLKEALEFNRQDALTAVGSGFKKEIIAI from the coding sequence ATGAAAAATGAATATACCGCCGTTATAAAACAGGATGGCGATTGGTGGATAGGATGGATCGAAGAAATTCCTGGCGTTAATTGTCAAGAAAAAACGTATGATGATTTAAAGGAAACATTAGAGTTAACGCTAAAGGAAGCACTCGAATTCAACCGCCAAGATGCGTTAACCGCCGTGGGTAGCGGATTTAAAAAAGAAATTATCGCTATATGA
- a CDS encoding iron-containing alcohol dehydrogenase, with product MSELTTFSFPTSIVYGPGSRNQLGEILKEQRIQKPLLVTDPGLVKTEAYTLIEQTLQRQNIDFVLATDVHPNPIEEDIETCGEIFKQNKCDGIIGLGGGSAMDAAKVIAVRVSHEGDIKEYEAQVGGYAKIKGPLAPIITIPTTAGTGSEVGRAGVITSHALGRKVIIFSPLLMPKKAVIDPELTVSLPPHLTAATGMDAFTHNLESLTSPEFHPLCDAIAVGGLELCIRFLERAVCDGSDLEARGNMMIAAIMGAVAFQKDLGAAHSLAHPLSTEFDVHHGLANAICLPATMRFNREAATAHYARVASLFGRPVHAMTGLEAADAAVEEVEALIKRIGITQRLRDFSVPEESLEMLSHKAFDDSCHKTNARACTQQDLLQLYKEVW from the coding sequence GTGAGCGAATTAACAACGTTCTCATTTCCAACCTCAATTGTTTATGGACCGGGTTCGCGCAATCAGTTAGGAGAGATTCTAAAAGAACAGCGCATTCAAAAGCCCTTGTTGGTTACAGACCCCGGATTGGTGAAAACGGAAGCCTATACTCTCATTGAACAAACTCTGCAACGCCAAAATATTGATTTTGTTCTGGCGACGGATGTACACCCAAATCCAATAGAAGAAGACATCGAAACATGCGGAGAAATTTTCAAACAAAACAAATGTGACGGCATCATTGGATTGGGCGGCGGCAGCGCGATGGACGCCGCCAAAGTGATCGCTGTTCGAGTGTCGCATGAGGGAGACATAAAAGAGTATGAGGCGCAGGTTGGCGGATATGCAAAAATCAAAGGCCCTTTAGCGCCGATCATAACAATTCCGACTACGGCGGGCACCGGAAGCGAAGTGGGCAGGGCGGGTGTTATCACTTCCCATGCGTTGGGAAGAAAGGTAATTATATTCAGCCCCTTATTGATGCCGAAAAAAGCCGTCATCGACCCCGAATTGACGGTGAGTTTGCCCCCTCATCTTACCGCTGCGACTGGTATGGATGCATTCACCCACAACTTGGAATCACTCACGTCGCCTGAATTCCATCCCTTATGTGATGCGATTGCGGTGGGGGGCTTGGAATTGTGTATTCGTTTTCTTGAGCGGGCCGTCTGTGATGGAAGCGACCTGGAAGCCAGAGGCAATATGATGATTGCCGCTATAATGGGGGCTGTGGCGTTTCAAAAAGACTTGGGGGCCGCGCATTCATTAGCGCACCCTCTTTCAACAGAATTTGATGTACATCATGGATTAGCCAACGCGATTTGTTTGCCTGCAACCATGCGATTCAACCGCGAAGCGGCAACCGCGCATTACGCGCGCGTCGCAAGCCTGTTTGGAAGGCCTGTTCATGCGATGACCGGGTTAGAGGCGGCGGATGCCGCAGTGGAAGAAGTAGAAGCCCTGATAAAGCGAATAGGGATTACTCAACGGTTACGGGATTTTTCGGTTCCAGAAGAATCTCTTGAGATGCTATCTCATAAAGCGTTTGATGATTCGTGCCACAAGACCAATGCCCGGGCCTGTACTCAACAGGACCTATTACAACTGTATAAGGAAGTTTGGTAA
- a CDS encoding type 1 glutamine amidotransferase: MILIVNVAEWGEAHLKQNFPCDCGQWFVSAFGGNQEKYTTWRPRIGDAIPQQNFDGIVISGSAASVYDDEEWITQLSNCILEWNRQKLPILGVCFGHQLIAQIFGGKVEKNKRGWEVGSCDLDLTETGKSDLLFHSVPPGFKVMQSHQDIVTQLPPGAECLASSAICEFQSFKIGNRIRTVQFHPEYTVDQMKFIMAPRREKLESSGINFENALVELAPTLKSRTILANFEQFFVQHRNEM; this comes from the coding sequence ATGATTCTCATCGTCAATGTTGCTGAATGGGGTGAAGCCCACCTCAAACAAAACTTTCCGTGTGATTGTGGACAGTGGTTTGTAAGCGCATTCGGTGGAAACCAGGAAAAGTATACGACTTGGCGTCCCCGAATTGGAGACGCGATTCCACAACAAAATTTTGATGGAATTGTCATTAGCGGTTCTGCCGCATCTGTTTATGATGATGAAGAATGGATAACTCAACTTTCCAACTGTATTCTCGAATGGAATCGACAGAAACTCCCAATATTGGGAGTCTGTTTTGGCCACCAGTTGATTGCACAAATATTTGGCGGGAAGGTAGAGAAAAACAAGCGTGGTTGGGAAGTCGGCAGTTGTGATCTAGACCTGACTGAGACCGGAAAGAGTGATCTTTTATTTCATTCGGTTCCACCCGGGTTCAAGGTGATGCAATCCCATCAAGATATTGTCACTCAATTGCCTCCTGGTGCAGAGTGTTTGGCTTCTAGCGCGATTTGTGAATTTCAATCATTTAAAATTGGCAACCGCATCCGAACGGTGCAATTTCATCCTGAATACACGGTCGATCAGATGAAATTCATCATGGCCCCTCGCCGTGAAAAACTGGAATCTTCGGGAATTAATTTCGAGAATGCCCTCGTAGAACTTGCTCCAACATTAAAAAGCAGGACAATTTTAGCAAACTTTGAACAATTCTTTGTTCAACACAGGAATGAAATGTAA
- a CDS encoding family 78 glycoside hydrolase catalytic domain produces MNNADPKSVFLQYIFAVIFIITITCSTSLAAASAKKPNIIFILTDDQRWDALGYAGNAIIQTPEMDKLARQGTFFKHTIVTTPICCASRASLFTGLYERCHRYTFQTGPIQDEYMQTSYPKLLRDSGYHTGFFGKFGVNYNDDANLFDVYESYDRNGRYPDQRGYFYKKLDGEVVHLTRYTGEKALDFIDESPADQPFCLSLSFSAPHAHDNADDQYFWQKETNHLYQDMTMPGPNLAGDEYFNELPLMVREGFNRTRWRWRYDTPEKYQHSVKGYYRMIGGIDLEIAKLRKKLEEKGVDDNTVIIVMGDNGYFLGERQMAGKWLMYDNSIRVPLIIFDPRVDKHQDIEAMALNVDIPSTILEYAGAKSPESYQGKSLVPIVAGQKSSLQRDAVLVEHLWEFENIPPSEGVRTAQWKYFRYVNDKSIEALYNLVDDPQETKNLARDSQYHDTLVALRNQCEELIEQHKGADAGVPEGMTVEFIREPDQAAIADSLPEYSWIVPKQAVLQKAYQILVSSSLEKSNHNIGDVWNSAQARSSQSINVEHAGGPLQPETTYYWKVRIWDKDNRLTDYSEVQTFKTGTFGKTVSTKNRFQIEHIPPTEFKKTSDGGYFVDFGKDAFGTLELNYKANKPETLIIRLGEKLKDGKIDQKPGGTIRYQEVELQVAPEQNHYVLQLPPDKRNTNQIAVALPESLGVVTPFRYCEIENAKQGLSVDDVRQKALFHYFKNDESSFTSSDSTLDQIWELCKYSMKATSFAGLYVDGDRERIPYEGDAYINLLSHYCVDREYAISKQTIEYFMDHSTWPTEWLLHTAMLVYQDYYYTGDTELLTAYYERLKEKSLMDLAREDGLISSELEKVTDAYMKKLGFPEGSRPLEDLVDWPPGERDGYDRVPINTVVNCFFYQNMVIMAEFAAVLDKPEEADHFNAMAAKVKQAINTKLFDATRGVYVDGEGSTHASLHANMMPLAFGITPEKYVAPVAAFVKSRGMACSVYGAQYLMEGLYNAGEEKYALDLMRAKHDRSWWNMIKVGSTITMEAWDMKYKPNSDWNHAWGAVPGNIIPRFLWGIQPKTPGFKITSIHPQMGDLANSSIVFPTVRGQIKGEYQRVNNRLQKYRIELPANMAAEFALSTSPEDVITLNGETVNLSFGNVRLYPGVNQIEIRINSF; encoded by the coding sequence ATGAATAATGCAGACCCGAAGTCTGTCTTCTTGCAATATATCTTTGCTGTTATTTTTATCATCACCATCACATGCTCCACTTCTCTTGCGGCGGCGTCTGCGAAGAAACCCAACATTATCTTTATTCTTACTGATGACCAGCGCTGGGACGCTCTTGGTTATGCGGGCAATGCGATTATCCAGACCCCCGAAATGGACAAACTCGCCCGGCAGGGTACTTTTTTCAAACACACGATAGTCACAACGCCTATTTGCTGCGCCAGCCGCGCCAGCCTTTTTACGGGCTTATATGAACGGTGTCATCGTTACACCTTTCAAACAGGGCCGATCCAAGATGAGTACATGCAGACCTCTTATCCGAAATTGCTGAGAGATTCGGGTTACCACACGGGTTTCTTTGGCAAGTTTGGCGTGAATTATAACGATGATGCAAACCTCTTTGACGTGTATGAATCGTATGACCGAAATGGCCGCTACCCTGACCAGCGCGGTTATTTCTACAAAAAACTAGACGGCGAAGTGGTCCATTTGACGCGCTACACTGGTGAAAAGGCGCTTGATTTTATTGACGAATCGCCTGCCGACCAGCCCTTTTGCCTATCGTTAAGTTTCAGCGCTCCACACGCTCACGATAATGCCGACGATCAGTATTTCTGGCAAAAAGAAACGAACCACTTATACCAGGACATGACCATGCCCGGCCCCAATCTGGCGGGTGACGAATACTTCAACGAATTACCGCTTATGGTGCGTGAAGGGTTCAACCGGACGCGCTGGCGCTGGCGTTATGATACCCCCGAAAAATACCAGCACAGCGTCAAAGGCTATTACCGTATGATCGGCGGCATTGATCTGGAAATCGCGAAACTCAGAAAGAAACTCGAAGAAAAAGGTGTCGATGATAATACCGTAATTATTGTCATGGGAGACAATGGCTATTTTCTTGGCGAACGCCAAATGGCTGGCAAATGGTTGATGTATGACAATTCGATCCGTGTGCCGCTCATCATCTTTGACCCGCGCGTTGACAAACACCAGGACATCGAAGCGATGGCGTTGAATGTCGATATTCCATCGACCATTCTTGAGTATGCCGGGGCCAAAAGCCCCGAGAGTTACCAAGGTAAAAGCCTTGTTCCAATCGTTGCCGGACAAAAAAGTTCGTTGCAACGCGACGCGGTTCTCGTCGAACACCTGTGGGAATTTGAGAATATTCCACCCAGCGAAGGCGTACGCACGGCGCAATGGAAATATTTTCGCTATGTGAATGACAAGTCGATTGAAGCGCTCTACAACCTGGTTGATGATCCACAAGAAACAAAAAACCTGGCGCGAGATAGCCAATATCATGACACGCTTGTCGCTTTGAGAAATCAATGCGAAGAGTTGATTGAACAGCACAAAGGGGCTGACGCTGGTGTTCCAGAAGGCATGACAGTAGAATTTATCCGTGAGCCAGACCAAGCGGCAATCGCCGACTCTTTACCAGAATATAGTTGGATTGTTCCCAAACAGGCGGTGTTGCAGAAAGCCTATCAAATACTGGTCTCATCCAGCCTTGAAAAAAGCAATCACAACATCGGCGATGTTTGGAACAGCGCCCAAGCGCGTAGCAGCCAATCCATCAATGTTGAACATGCGGGCGGTCCGTTACAGCCGGAGACGACCTATTATTGGAAGGTGCGTATCTGGGATAAAGACAATCGGCTAACCGATTATTCAGAAGTGCAAACATTCAAAACCGGAACATTTGGCAAAACGGTTTCAACAAAAAATCGTTTTCAGATTGAACATATCCCGCCAACAGAATTCAAAAAAACATCCGATGGCGGCTATTTTGTTGATTTTGGAAAAGACGCTTTCGGGACGTTGGAATTAAACTACAAAGCCAACAAGCCAGAGACGCTCATCATTCGATTGGGCGAAAAACTCAAAGACGGAAAAATAGATCAGAAGCCAGGCGGGACCATTCGTTATCAAGAAGTTGAATTACAGGTTGCCCCTGAACAAAATCACTATGTGTTGCAACTCCCCCCGGACAAGCGAAACACCAACCAGATCGCCGTTGCGCTTCCTGAGTCGCTTGGCGTGGTGACGCCCTTCCGCTATTGCGAGATTGAAAATGCTAAGCAGGGTTTGTCGGTTGACGATGTCCGGCAAAAAGCGCTATTCCATTATTTCAAAAACGATGAGAGTTCGTTTACCAGCTCTGATTCCACCTTGGACCAAATCTGGGAACTCTGTAAGTACAGCATGAAGGCGACGTCATTCGCCGGGCTATACGTTGATGGAGATCGCGAGCGGATTCCCTATGAGGGAGACGCATATATTAACCTGCTCAGCCACTATTGCGTCGACCGTGAATACGCAATCAGCAAGCAGACCATCGAGTATTTTATGGACCATTCGACATGGCCCACCGAGTGGCTGCTTCACACCGCCATGCTGGTCTATCAAGATTATTACTACACGGGCGATACGGAATTGCTGACCGCCTATTATGAACGCCTGAAAGAAAAATCACTGATGGACCTGGCCAGAGAAGATGGTTTGATCAGTTCAGAATTAGAGAAAGTAACCGACGCCTATATGAAAAAACTGGGCTTTCCTGAGGGATCAAGACCGCTTGAAGATCTTGTCGATTGGCCTCCAGGAGAACGCGACGGCTATGATAGGGTCCCCATCAACACCGTGGTCAATTGTTTCTTTTATCAGAACATGGTCATCATGGCGGAATTCGCCGCCGTGTTGGACAAGCCAGAAGAGGCCGACCATTTTAACGCAATGGCGGCGAAAGTAAAACAAGCCATTAATACAAAATTATTTGACGCAACGCGCGGCGTCTATGTCGATGGCGAAGGTTCAACACACGCTTCATTACACGCCAACATGATGCCATTGGCGTTTGGTATTACGCCGGAAAAATATGTTGCGCCGGTTGCCGCGTTTGTGAAATCGCGGGGGATGGCATGTAGCGTGTATGGCGCCCAATATCTGATGGAGGGTTTATACAATGCCGGCGAAGAAAAATATGCGCTCGATTTAATGCGGGCCAAACACGACCGCAGCTGGTGGAACATGATTAAAGTCGGCTCGACAATTACCATGGAAGCATGGGACATGAAATATAAACCCAACTCGGATTGGAACCATGCTTGGGGCGCCGTTCCGGGAAATATCATTCCCCGCTTCCTTTGGGGAATTCAACCCAAGACGCCAGGCTTTAAAATCACGAGCATACATCCACAAATGGGAGACCTAGCCAACAGTTCAATCGTCTTTCCGACGGTGCGTGGTCAAATCAAAGGCGAATATCAGCGAGTGAATAACCGCTTGCAAAAATACAGGATTGAACTCCCGGCTAATATGGCGGCGGAGTTTGCTTTATCCACGTCGCCCGAAGACGTGATAACCCTGAATGGAGAAACGGTAAATCTTTCTTTTGGAAATGTAAGGTTATATCCGGGGGTCAATCAAATTGAGATTCGGATCAATTCATTTTGA
- a CDS encoding aldehyde dehydrogenase family protein gives MKTYQLLINGEWVSANSGKTFTTYNPTITEPIAEIAQADESDVQKAVHAARQAFEEGKWSGMPASQRGKYLRKLSELIYENLEEIAQLETQDVGKPIRDSRDEVAAAAYCFEYYAGAATRFFGETIPVSKRGLDFTLREPCGVCAVIVPWNFPFPMAAWKCAPALASGNTVILKPASYTPLTALYLGKLALEAGIPKGVFNIITGPGSTAGGALVAHPEVDKISFTGETSTGVGIMKSAADCIKRVSLELGGKSPNVVFADADVEKAARSSVLAVFGNCGQDCCARSRAFVEQSVYDQFVEAFIDQTQKTKIGNPMDDQTEIGPMVSMKQRETVCNYMKAGLDEGAKLAFGGALLEDGEYAKGSFLQPAVFTGASNSMKIAREEIFGPVLTVIPFTDEHEMVRQVNDSPYGLSGSVWTNNISKALRTVKKIRSGVLSINCNSSVHTEAPFGGYKQSGTGRDLGMYGLQNFTEVKNVFIDIGE, from the coding sequence ATGAAAACATATCAATTACTCATAAACGGTGAGTGGGTATCAGCCAATTCGGGCAAAACATTCACAACCTATAATCCAACCATTACCGAACCCATCGCTGAAATCGCCCAAGCGGATGAATCCGATGTCCAAAAAGCCGTTCATGCAGCCCGGCAAGCGTTTGAAGAGGGTAAATGGAGCGGTATGCCAGCGTCTCAGAGAGGGAAGTATTTAAGAAAACTTTCCGAACTGATTTATGAAAACCTTGAAGAAATAGCCCAGCTCGAAACCCAGGATGTCGGTAAACCCATTCGCGATTCCCGGGATGAAGTCGCAGCGGCTGCCTATTGTTTTGAGTATTACGCAGGAGCCGCCACGCGCTTTTTTGGTGAAACCATTCCCGTCAGCAAAAGAGGTCTTGATTTTACCTTACGCGAACCGTGCGGCGTTTGTGCGGTTATTGTTCCCTGGAACTTTCCATTCCCAATGGCCGCATGGAAATGCGCGCCTGCGTTAGCGTCTGGCAATACGGTCATACTGAAACCGGCAAGTTACACTCCTTTAACTGCCTTGTATTTGGGGAAGCTGGCATTGGAAGCAGGCATCCCCAAAGGAGTGTTTAACATCATAACCGGGCCAGGAAGCACCGCCGGGGGAGCGTTGGTCGCTCACCCTGAAGTCGACAAGATTTCGTTCACGGGAGAAACTTCAACCGGAGTCGGAATCATGAAGTCGGCGGCGGATTGCATCAAACGGGTTTCGCTTGAGTTGGGCGGAAAATCTCCCAATGTTGTATTTGCAGACGCGGATGTTGAAAAAGCGGCGCGGTCTTCAGTGTTGGCTGTATTTGGAAATTGCGGCCAGGATTGTTGCGCCCGCAGCAGAGCGTTTGTAGAACAAAGCGTTTATGACCAGTTTGTGGAAGCGTTTATAGATCAAACTCAAAAAACCAAGATCGGCAATCCGATGGATGATCAAACTGAAATCGGTCCTATGGTTTCGATGAAGCAAAGAGAGACTGTATGCAATTATATGAAAGCCGGTTTAGATGAAGGCGCTAAACTCGCTTTTGGTGGAGCGCTTTTAGAAGATGGAGAGTATGCCAAAGGTTCATTCTTGCAGCCAGCCGTTTTCACTGGCGCTTCCAATTCCATGAAAATTGCAAGAGAAGAAATCTTCGGCCCGGTTCTTACCGTAATTCCTTTTACGGATGAGCATGAAATGGTCCGTCAGGTGAATGACTCGCCTTATGGTTTGTCAGGCTCGGTTTGGACCAATAATATAAGTAAAGCGTTGCGCACCGTAAAGAAAATCCGATCTGGAGTGCTAAGCATAAACTGCAACAGCAGCGTTCATACCGAAGCTCCATTCGGCGGTTATAAACAAAGCGGTACTGGAAGAGACTTGGGAATGTATGGGCTGCAAAACTTTACCGAAGTGAAGAATGTATTCATCGATATTGGAGAGTAA
- a CDS encoding Sb-PDE family phosphodiesterase: protein MHTVFSDGAVWPTVRVDEAYREDLDFMAISDHIEYQPHKEDIPTNHSRAYDLTIGPAKMLNLLMPRASEITRSTPPGHFNAIFLKDSNALDTDDFLTQIEIANKQGAFVFWNHQAWKGEELGSWRDVHTTIFEKKWLHGMEVANGGTYYPSAHQWCLEKGMTMLGSSDVHQPFLRTKTSPDEHRSMTFVFVKERTLEGVKEALFAGRTAAWNKNEVIGLEKYLKEIFAQSIKIGDPFVKEDDVMYVEISNSSDIHFDLKRTGGEGPASFQIPARSSVQIRRQAKGQSGAAHLKYEVTNLLVAPGKGLPVELTFFAE, encoded by the coding sequence ATGCACACAGTTTTTTCTGATGGGGCGGTTTGGCCGACGGTTCGAGTTGATGAAGCCTATCGGGAAGATCTCGATTTCATGGCCATTTCAGACCATATTGAATATCAACCTCACAAAGAAGATATACCCACCAACCACAGTCGCGCCTACGATCTAACGATCGGGCCAGCCAAAATGTTGAATCTGTTGATGCCGCGAGCCTCCGAGATTACCCGTAGTACGCCTCCGGGGCATTTTAATGCGATCTTTTTGAAAGATTCAAACGCTCTGGATACCGATGATTTTCTAACTCAAATAGAAATTGCCAACAAACAAGGCGCCTTTGTGTTTTGGAACCATCAAGCGTGGAAAGGCGAAGAACTCGGTTCGTGGCGCGATGTTCATACGACCATTTTCGAAAAAAAATGGCTGCATGGAATGGAAGTCGCGAACGGTGGTACATATTATCCATCCGCTCATCAATGGTGTCTCGAAAAAGGAATGACCATGCTGGGAAGCAGCGATGTTCACCAGCCGTTTTTACGCACAAAAACTTCACCCGACGAACACCGGTCGATGACGTTCGTCTTCGTGAAAGAGCGTACCTTAGAAGGTGTAAAAGAAGCGCTGTTTGCAGGACGCACAGCAGCATGGAATAAAAATGAAGTGATCGGATTGGAAAAGTATCTAAAAGAGATTTTCGCCCAATCAATCAAAATTGGGGATCCTTTCGTTAAAGAGGACGACGTGATGTACGTCGAAATTTCTAATTCGTCTGACATCCATTTCGATTTAAAACGGACCGGTGGAGAAGGGCCGGCGTCGTTCCAGATTCCTGCGCGTAGTTCCGTTCAGATTCGCCGTCAAGCGAAGGGGCAATCTGGAGCAGCTCATTTGAAATATGAAGTAACGAACTTGTTGGTCGCGCCGGGAAAAGGCTTGCCGGTTGAACTGACGTTTTTCGCTGAATAG
- a CDS encoding glutamine synthetase family protein produces the protein MTKSSSLKEIKSIIQKNDIDTVNVVMPDHYGRLIGKRVTARYFIDHLFHAGMHACEYLLTVDMDMVPLNGFDMTSWDAGYGDFHGVVDENTFRLIPWLDGTALVMVDLEWENGSEVKESPRNILRNQIKRANQEGMYPLSASELEFYLFNETVGELAKRGFQNPTPTSDYIMDYHMLATTRDEDVIRSIRNLMTEAGIPIEFSKGEWGLGQHEINLEYSDSLEMADRHVIYKQGVKEIAWQKGYSACFMAKYDTVQAGSSCHIHTSIMDKDKKKNLLWDSKKKKESKLFRQFLGGLLKYSRELFLLYSFTVNSYKRYQAGSFAPTRIACSHDNRTTGFRVIGHDASFRIENRMPGADANPYLAFAAILAAGLAGIDEKLDCGDMFSGDAYKSEKLPSVPGTLSEAVELFENSEMAKKAFGENIVKHYALHARYELKSWNSAVTDWERVRYFDRI, from the coding sequence ATGACAAAGTCGTCAAGTCTGAAAGAGATCAAATCAATCATTCAAAAAAATGATATTGATACGGTTAATGTTGTGATGCCCGACCATTACGGACGCTTGATCGGCAAACGCGTAACCGCCCGTTATTTTATAGATCACCTCTTTCATGCGGGGATGCATGCTTGCGAATATCTCTTAACTGTGGATATGGATATGGTCCCATTAAACGGGTTTGACATGACCTCGTGGGATGCCGGCTATGGAGATTTTCACGGGGTTGTTGATGAGAATACATTCCGGCTGATCCCTTGGTTGGATGGAACCGCTTTGGTCATGGTGGATTTGGAATGGGAGAATGGGAGCGAAGTGAAAGAATCGCCCCGCAATATTTTGAGAAATCAAATCAAACGGGCGAACCAAGAAGGAATGTATCCTCTTAGCGCTTCTGAATTGGAGTTCTATTTATTCAACGAAACGGTTGGTGAATTGGCGAAGCGGGGTTTCCAAAATCCCACCCCCACTTCAGATTATATTATGGACTATCACATGCTTGCGACGACCCGCGATGAAGATGTGATTCGCAGTATTCGCAATTTGATGACGGAAGCGGGAATTCCAATTGAATTCAGCAAGGGGGAATGGGGACTTGGACAACACGAAATCAACTTGGAATATTCGGATTCGTTAGAAATGGCGGACCGTCATGTGATTTACAAACAAGGCGTCAAAGAAATCGCATGGCAAAAAGGATATTCCGCCTGTTTTATGGCAAAATATGATACGGTGCAAGCCGGGTCCAGTTGCCATATTCATACCAGCATTATGGACAAAGATAAAAAGAAAAACTTGCTGTGGGACAGCAAAAAGAAAAAAGAATCCAAACTGTTCCGCCAGTTTTTGGGCGGATTGCTGAAATATTCACGCGAACTGTTTTTACTGTATTCATTTACGGTCAATTCCTATAAACGATATCAAGCCGGGTCATTCGCGCCGACGCGCATTGCTTGTAGTCACGACAACCGCACGACAGGTTTTCGAGTCATCGGGCATGATGCTTCATTTCGTATCGAAAACCGTATGCCTGGCGCTGACGCCAATCCGTATTTGGCATTTGCTGCCATTCTGGCTGCCGGACTCGCGGGTATTGATGAAAAATTAGATTGTGGAGATATGTTTTCTGGTGATGCGTATAAAAGCGAAAAATTACCAAGCGTTCCCGGCACTTTATCAGAAGCAGTCGAATTGTTTGAAAACAGTGAAATGGCAAAAAAGGCATTTGGTGAAAACATAGTGAAACATTATGCCTTACATGCGAGATATGAATTGAAATCGTGGAACTCCGCCGTGACGGATTGGGAGCGGGTTCGCTATTTTGACCGCATATAA